The region CCTAGCAGGTTTAAACAAACAAAGGGGGGTTCATAAAGATGaagtaaaaagagaagaagagctATGGAAAATGGAGCTTATACAATTTGACAATTTTTCCAACTTTTCACTTCAGAGCAGAACTTCTAACAAAATAGgaacattaaaagaaatcagGTGAAAGTTTCCTTTCAAATCTTTCCTGTAGAGAGTTAATGATAATCATCATTCATTTTCAGTTCCATTAGAATCTCACATCCCCATGAATGTTGCTTCTATGACAAGTTTTAATTGATGCTAATTATTGCCCATTCTCGAAAAAAGGTGCAGTCAACCACCATTCCAAGCTTCAACCGAATTGCTAGGTTCaaaggagagagaagaaagcaTATGCTATACAGTGCAAAAAATTTCAGCATAGTGGAATTTAGAGCAGGGTAAAAATTGAAGCTTCAGATTCagtttgtgtgtgtttgtgatATGGAAACATCGACAGCTTACCCCCATTTGACCTTGCTTTTGAGAACCTGTCCATCCAGTTCCATAACCACATCAGGATTACTTTTTCCGTATACATCCATGGTTTAATCAGTAAGGTGGTATATATGAAAAGCAGAATGTGTGACCATGTCAGTTCAAAACTTGCTCATAAATCCCAGCCCTCAATGCAAAAGGGTTAAATTCGATAACGCACCCATGGATCCAAGGCTGGAAAATCAAAGccctttttcaattttataaacaaTTGTCCATCATATATCTCACGTAACCTGCAAACATATCAATCAGCCTTGGATTAAATTTAGTAAAATGTGACTTTGTTACTCTACTTGATTCAATCATTCTATGCTAAcataatttcaataaacaaataaagtcAGGCTATACAAGATAGCCAGCCCGATGCATCTTCTCTGCAACAACAAGGAGAGCAAGGAGTAAATATTTAAGCTTTGAGTGTTACTGGAAATAAATGATCACATACTTTGAGAGACACACAGTCTTACAACCAGCAGCATCAGCCTCCCACTTCCCTACATTTTTCTgataaaaacacacacacacacacacacactccatttaaacatcaaatttcttcaatttctttatattcAATCGAgacttaaaaaattgaaaattaaaaatggattaagaatttattacAGGGGAGCTGGTATAGGCTTCGTAAGCGAAACCAGCAAGAACGACAGCGAGATTGATATCAAAAGGAGGACGTTCGTTGTtgttctctttctcttgttgaACAGCAACCTTCTCAGCCTCCGTATTATTAGCATTACTCGCTTTACTAATACTCGAGGAGGAGCAAACTCCATGCCCGCTGCCTCGGTAAGTTAAAACCCTAAATCTACCGGAAAATGAAGACGGAAAGCGCCGGTAAAAGTTCAAAATTCGATGCTTATACGAAGTAGGAGTGAAACGGTGATAAAAGGCGTTGCTTGGGTGGAGAGAAGTAGCCATTGCCAGTGCGGAGAAAATACcgtttaacaaatatttttgagttttgatgGTGGCAGTTgtgtaataatatattttcatacttgcacttttccttcttttttgtgTCTGGGTGCTTGCAGTGAAGACACATGTACGTCGTTAAAGAAGGCAGAGAggacccagaaaaaaaaaccctccacCGAGCTGGCAAAACGGTCGTTTTATGAGCTCGGTTCAAATacaccaaaataatttattaattgttgattttcttctaattaaggattccattaacattaattatatatgtcgTCTTTGTGATGGGAATTGTCCTATATATAGAgcacaaatttaataaatatatataagaaaataattatatatattagaggtgagaaaaaaaccaaaaaatcaagaaaaccggaaaaaaataaccaaaaaaaccgaaccatgaaaaaaattgattaaacagattagaattttaaaaaaactgaccggtttggttctggttttataagtctgaaaccaaaaaaactgaaccgaacccaaatccaaaaaaccaagtcaaaccagaaaaaaacaaagtcaaaccaaaaaaactgagtcaaactaaaaaaatcggTTTAAActggtttttattctaaaataaccaatcgaaccaaaaccggtcggtttgaaccggtttcaatttaaaaaaaaaccagtttgattacttttctttgataaaaaccgaatctaactgaaaataatcatctctaatatatataaacaatacatGATAtagacaaatatattttatacttgtatttttttattgacaagatattttttttatttcatttttttttgatgttttacttatttaataatgtttcaattaaggttttttccttttcattagtatcaaaaataaattattgatttactaaatattttaaattttaagtaattttatgaaataaattataatttagtttggttaattaatttctaacttattcaaataattagaaaattatttatattatattttatttgattatttttttaatattcattttattaaatataaaaaaataataaatatttaattatataataaaaatattttcaaaacatctatacgaaaaatataataataaaaaaaaaaaggatcaagacTAGGAATGGAACCAAGTCCATGCTCAGATGGGTATGTAATAAAGCCCAAGCACACCTATACTAGGATGCGACCCATAATTTAGGTTTGAAGAAAATGGTGGATTTGAGATGTGTTTggaaataaagttatttttgtttattttttaaaattattattttaatattgatattaaaaataaaaaaaatatttaatatatttttaattaaaaaatattaaaacaaaacattacatcacaatactaaacacattcttaatttataaaagtaccGTTATATTTTGGATATATTCACTACCATAATCTCTTTAATGCAAACATAAATTTagagtatatttttaatatttaaataaaaaaaaattatttcaagtattttagatttaaaaatttaaattcatatatttcccaaactatttgataaaatattataatttttgtatacATGAATTCTTTACGgtgaaatatttcattttatgaAATTCACCACCTGAACCTTCTAAGTGCAAACATAACTTTAGAGAACATTTTTAAccttcaaatcaataaaaatatttattttaagtattttagatttaaaaattcaaattcataaatCCTTTTTGTACATGTTTTTCTACGTGGACAAAAATTGACTTCTTTTATGTCTGAAGACGTAAAtgaatttttgtttctattatcaaaataataataataataataataataataaatgtttagaaaattaatttttgaaaaattaaatttttttgttgcagAAACATTCTAATCCAAGAACGACAAATGTacatatgagaaaaaataagcaCTATTGAATGATCAATATTGGCCAAGGCAAAAATATGCAATTAAATGAAAACTGCCTCGATTTAAAGAACAAGATTATAAGCACCTATAGTAACTTACTAACCTCGGAGTCTTCATTTCATTCTGgggttgaattatttttttgtgtaaaaaataatgtttagattttgaaataaaataaaagaataaaaaaaactatgacaaATTTGTAACTACACTAATTAGGGTTGGGCTAACCCAAGATATTCCACCAAACCTGTGGCTCATATCATGTGATTGGAATAACCcgacaaagaaataaaaagaattataaagcattatttaaaaaaaaaacattgttaacttttcaaatttatgaCTTGTGTTGTTAGACCCAAAACATCCAATCTGAAAAAACCATGGAGtccaattttcaattaatcatatattgaatgataaaattaaaaaaaaaatttcaattacacaaaaggattttaaaagatagcaattaaaacaatgaaaatcaaaattaaaattaaaattaaaaatattatatttaattaaagggtgaaattgaaaataaattaatttagtaaaaggaaaaaaaacgaaTGAAGATTAAAATcgatataagaaataaaaaaacaatattgtaattgaatggttaaattgaaaaaaataataatttttacaaaagggtcaagaaaaaaaattagaaaccaaaacaataaagaccaaattgaaaaacatgataccatcaatttaaattgaaggatgaaattgaaaaccgaTAAAACTTTCACAAAAGGActgaggaaaaaaatgaaaaatccaaaaaataagaatcaaattgcagaatataatatttggtaaattgagatttaaggataaaattgaaaacaaaaactccTATATAAAAGATCCAAGATAAAAATGAGAACTCAAAATATTTGGGAAtgaagttgaaataccaacaaGCTATAATTTTCAAGGAAGAAgagagaacaagaaaaaaaaaatgatcaattgGTGACAAAACTAGTCACCATCGGCAACTCGCTTTGCACCAAAAGCAAGAAGACATGGCAGCGCTTTCAACAACACGATAGAAGGACATTTATGAACGCTAAGATGCGCCACATGTAGGGCACATACGCCTCCCACTCACACATCCTTTTTCCCTAGCTAAATTCCAAAGTGTTTATGAGTTGactttctaatttaaaaaaaaaactcattgtgaaaaactaaaatagccctttaacctcaattttttttttgtattttaaggatagttttgttattttactatgcattttaattatttattatttttatatttgatcaaataacaAATTGTTTCTCAACTTAAATTgtaataatgaaaaaaccatTGTGAGAATTCAAAAGTACACATTGACACTATTTTTTTGCTTCATAGCGTATTCTGGTTGTTTTATTGTTCAATTAAgatggaaaaatatttatttatccttgattaatttttgaaatgaaatgagTTATTTGAAAAGACTTTAATACCCTTGAAAAATAGTATAAAGTTTTTGAGGTGGAGAGACAAAACACCATTACAATGTTCTAGTAAACAATACTTATGAATTTGGagttacaatgttttttcaaggggttttagtttcttttaattgtggAAAAAAAGTCTCTTGTATTTGTTATTTTGGCTGTCATTTTCATGCACTGAcaaattattataacaaaagctAAATAGTATCGGGAAATCACTATATATCAAGAGATCTCTTACTGtggattgtaataataatttcactttcaatttctttttttttcgcgAGTGGATAAACGTTTCtttggcttttcttttcttctcattcattgcttcttctctcttcttttcttttaactttttacaACTGAGATCACGAAGAAAATGAAAGTAAATCGAAGAAATGTTTACTTGGGTTTGACAATCACACCAGACCCAAGCATCATGGGTCTGACAATCATGTTAGGTCTAAGCAAAACAAAGCTATATGTATGAGTGTTTTCGTCGTTTCAATATGGTTCTATTGTAAATATCATGTGGGGTTGTTAGGCCTGGACGTAAAGTGTTTGAGTTTGATGTGATTGACAGATCCAAGATACTTAGACTTGGTAATTTGCCAAGTTTACAATAACGTGGATCTATCATATTTGTCAGATTTAAAATGCCTGGATGTTTCGGGCTACCAAgtgtaatttaaatattaatacgtTCACAAATCTAATTTCTAACTGTTATTATATTgactatttatattaataacaaatCGGTCTGCAATATTAAACGGGTGCCATCTATCTAGTTTTCATTAAACAGGAAGAGATTagaattacttttatttttttgctttacgTGACTTTCGtagataaaaaagtattttaggcttaaaggaaaaaaaaaatcaccagcaATAAATTATATTCATGTACGTCTTTGTGAGAGAGGCgcttgaattgaaaaaaaaaacaattaacctgATGCGGCTCTTATATTTGCATTGATATGGACTCCTGATGATTCCatattgaaggaaaaacaagatcgaagaaaaaaacaaacatggtaCCTCTTATATTTGCGTGCCACTCTTCTCCTTCTCCCTATAGGCATCCGCCGTCTCTTTTGCTCCTCTTCTCTTTACCTCAAGAACCCATCTCTTTTTAGATCCAAAACATGGTACTTCTCTGATCCCAAGTGGAAAAATCTTGATTTGTATGTCCTCACCCTCCCTAttgcttccttttctttaatatttcttttaggCAGGGGACAGGCGTGTGGACGTTACTGTGGGCAGTGCTCTTGATATATTTGGGGGTAACTTGCCATACGAAGATGTTGTCTCTTGGCATACGCAACAGGAGCCTTCGATGGTTTAGTTCCTTCTAATTGTTGTGTTttgtttcatttagtttttaaactttCTCAGATCTTTATAGACGATGCATGTAGACCGCAAAGGATTCCTAGTTGTTTCTTGTTTCctgctgcattttttttttggcagccTCACATGATCTGGGTTTAAGATGACTTTCGAAGTTGGGATTCTGATGTGGGTTATAACAAACGAGAGATACTGTGCATGTTCCAGAGGGCTATGAAAGGAGATAGTCACCTGCTGGAGGAAGCCAGCAATTTGATCCTTCTCTAGCTGGGCAGAATCCCAGGTTGACTGAGCAGCAACTGCTGTCCTGTCTCTAATTGTGTTTGCGGTATCCTGGATTCTGGCAGTCAACTGTTCTACCTTAGCCTACTCCAAATTTTGCAAACAAGATTATGTTCGTACGTAAGTGAACCAGATGTAGCCATGACTAAATATACTAAAGCGCAAGGGTGTTTTCAATAGTTTCAAACACTGTTCAGCAGTGTATTAGTTGCAAGATTAGCACCCAATTACATCAATTCTATTGGttagagataaaattgaaagataggggaacaactttttaaaagaagagaaaatgggTGGTGTCTTTAAAGTtggcttaaaaaatatattttaatcctttaatttataaaattagacatTTTTAGCCCcttatgtttttctaaattcaattttaatatacaatttaatttatgttgtttttaagTCTCTAGTTGTATCTCTAATTTTGaagatatatttatattctttttaagtCCCTAGTTTTATCTCTAGTTTTTAAGacatatttattcttttttaataatatataagggATATTATGCCTCTGTAAAACTATCAAGATAACACTCAAAACCTCACCTCTCCTACCCGTAAAAGAATAAGTTTAATGGGCTGCTAGAATTAAGAAAGATGTTTTAGGACCTCGTCGAGCTTTTCTAGTATGGATTTGAAATGTATCACTGCTCTGGTATACGTTATAGGCTCGTGAGTGCGCACAGAAAGAGTGACAGAGGAGTTAGGAAGAGGAGCTGGGAATTCTTTTAGTTCGGGGTTTCCCTGCTTTTGAAGTAGAATTTGAGGAACTCCGCTAATTTGCCTGGTCAATAGATCCATGTGGTGCTCTATGAAGAGGGAAGTACGCATCTTCACGCTTTGGATGGGTGCTTGGCATGCATGTTACTCATCCTTTGTCCCCGAGGGCTGAGTGCAATGTTAAAACTTGAGACGTCCTTGTGACATATCTCATGTTCAAATTCTAGCGGTGAGGTGGGATTTATGAATAAGAAAGTCATACCATTAGCAGAGCCCCAGGAACCATTCGGCTTCACAGTTACAAAAACagcatatatatttaatataaatcaacttaTAAAATGTTCATTTAACCACGAACTAAAATCAAGGCgtaataatttatcaaaaaaggAAATGATTGCGATACATATATAATGTCATTGTTTTGATGAGAAGAAGTGCAAGTTGGTATTGGACATGATGCGTATCCTCAGAGTTCCTATAATGCAAGTCCAATTTTTCACATCACATTAGCATATTCCCCAGTGCTTTGGTGCTGAGAGCACCTCTATAGCCATAGCATATGAAAAGCAGCCATGGCTAGAGCAGGGACTTGGGCTGCTGTTCCTTTGATTTGTTACAAGTAGCCCTCCGAATCCTAGTGCATATGAGCCACAGCCGCTTCCTTTACTAAAGGTCGACTTACATGCACAAAATGCTCCGCTTCCCTCTCAACCTGCTCCAAACACCGGTCAGGACTCTTCACTTCATTCATCTTCTTCACAAATCCCACGAAGCGTCTCCAGTTATCTGGTTGAAATAAGTGAGGGTTCATTCTCAAGTACGTAAAAGCACACATCTCCGTGTCTTTTGAGTTTCCATCAATATTCAATGATGACGCCTGCAAAATTTGCTCATGTGCGGTCTCATCATATCGTGGCAGTGCATTTTCCCCGGCAAGAGGAACCTCTGCTTCTCGCGTTGCTAAAGCCACTTGCCTCACAAGCTTCTCAGGGGCACAAAGGGCATCCTGTGGCTGTTCATGGTCACGCATTTCTATGCAAGTGAAATTGAATATAGCACCATACCGAGCTAACATTTGAGCAATAGGAAGGTAACCATCTCTGTTTCTCGTGTTATAATATCCTGCTGTGAGCTCTGGGGCATGAGACCGGGTTCCATAGTGCCAATGAATTCCTGCAATCTTCACTGAGATCTTTACACCAGTATTCTCATAGATAGCCTTCGCTGACGACAATATTCTCTCAGCGTGGTCTAAGAGCATCTGCGAGTACCAAGAGAGGAAGAATTCACCATAGGGACAAGTCCAGCCACCACCTTCTTTTCTGAAAAACCGGGTGTCTTCCGGCCAGTTGTTGTACTCACCAGCATCAGTTGGGCCTGTGCTACCCCATTCTGGCTTCCCAGCAGCTTCCGCCGCTGCTTTCAAGCTACTCAACATATACTGCATCATGTTACAGATACCAAGTAAGGACCAGAAGATTACAAGTCGGTGGTTTAATCgcttaaaagtaaaaaagaaagtgaATACCTTATCGTAACATTGGAAGGCTCCGATTCCAGGAAATCTCCAAGTCCCATTCTGCTCCGGGTACGAAGGATAGCGGAGCTCACCTGCTGGACCCATTCCCACTTGGATTTCCTGAAAAGAATAAATTCTCAATGGTTTATTCAACAAACCTCTTTCAATACGTATGACAGCATGCTctgatttgttaaaaaaatgtaCCAATTCATCACCAACGATGACAAATTATTCAAGCAAAGACATCAAACCGCTAGAACCAGTTATTGGAGTATAAAAAGGGTCGTAATATACAGGGTAATGACAATACAAACTGCATCCATAATTATGCAAAGATGCAGCCCAATTACAAAGCATCTAGACAGATTACACTCAAAAGTTGAAAGTTGTAATCGGACAGAATAATCTATACATATtcaaccaaaatatttttaacacataTATGAATTCTAtctaattcaaagaaaaaaaaaacaaatagcaatggATAAGCAAGTAATTACCACAATGGTGTCACCAAGAAGGTGTTTGAAGTTGTCCCTAAAGGCCCGCATAAAATCAGAGTAACATTGCACAGGTGTCCTCCCCTTGAGAACTGGAATGCTATCGCACCCAAGTGATACATACTCATAATTCCTCCTCCCCCACTGATCAGTGTATGCAAGGTCTTGATCTTTATGAACCTCCTCCACAACCCACTTTGGCAATGGAACCCTGCATCCAAGATTTTAATACAACTCACATTTCCAATATTACAAATTACTTTCAACTTTGACTGTTTCACCTAACCCATACCAAGTAacaaaaaagggaaaataagaacgaaaaaaaaaaaaacatacgtGCAAGAATCACCAACGTTGCCGCCACACTGATGAAACGACATCACAGCCTGAACCTTAAGACCATGTCGTTTAGCCATTTCTAAGAGTTCGGTATACCCTCCCCAATTATACACACCAGGCGTATCTCTCTCCACTAATCCCCACCAGACATCCATCATCACCCCTTCCACGCCTGCGCTCTTCAACGCCTGTAAACTTGCATTCATTGCTTTCCTTCTATTCAACGTGTTACCCATCGTCACACTATCCAACGGCATCATCACGTAAACTGGCACTCCTTTCTCCTTCACCGTGTTCACCTCTTTATACGTCTTCTCTTGTTCTGTTGTCTCGTCAAAACTCACCAAGTCCATTGTTTCTGTTGCGAATGCTCGGCATGCCACTGATAGATCCGGACGGATGCCGTTGCCGGCGCTTAGTATTGGAGACCTACAAGGGCTTGTTGGTTGTGATTTTTGCTCGGCGGTGTCTGGTTTTGTGATTTTGCATCGGATGTTTGGTATTGGAGTTTTCCACACCGCCGCTGCGCTGGCTGTTGCGGTGGTTTCAGTGTTGGTTATTGATTCTGCTTGGATTGGTGTTCCGGCTAAAGCTCCGATCTGATGTGTTATGTTCATTGCCGTTTCTGTACAAATCACACGGAGAGCTATTTCCTTCctctttcgttttcttttcctttttctttcttctatgtCACGACACGAGAGCTGTTGAAATTCGAATGGTGCAGGGAATGAAGGAAGAGAGGGATGGCGAGTTCATTTATATAGACTGGGAGGACAaggttttttctaaaaatcccTGTCGCTGTACCGTAAACGAAAAGACACGTGTCCATATTAGCACGTGGCGGTAAGAGAGGCGCGATGGAAGGCAACGGCTACGATTTCTCTTGTGCACGTGAGGATGGACGGTAGGATGCGAATGAGCGTGAAAGTTCAGGATGGCAACAcggtttttcacttttttaattgtttttttcccgttttttatttttcaaggagCGGTGAAGGGAATGGGGAGGCGGGAAAGAACGTGACTAGTCACGTGCCCCTCCCCATAAACATGGCGGTTTCTGTATCATATAGCAGCAGCatggttatttttgttttttttttaaataattttttatttttcaattaataattattattttaaaattttaaaattattttaactgttgatgttaaaaaaatttaaaaatattattttaatatatctttaaataaactttattttatttttgtcattttgttttgtaCGGCTGCTGCTTCGACGCCGACGAAAGGATATTTTGTGGGTGACAAATGGCACGTGGAAGGAGGATTTGGGTGAGTAGTGTCCAGATATAATAAACCTTGGCTGTTAAGGTACGTGTTCGGACCAGGAGCATTCCATAATTTGGAATTCGTCACTTGTTTCAGCTGCCTTCATTGTTTGATACAGAGGGAGCTGCTTCATGGGACTTTCATTAAAGAGAAGGGGTTAATAAGATCACAAGCACAAGCACAGGGCTCCCAGAAGGCCTCAAATTCTAAAATTGGACctcaaatcattaaaaaaaatacgtttAGAACGCAATTCTAAACGGCTGTCACGACAAATACTTAAAATTTACGAAGTTAGCAAAACTATATATGTGTATAAAATCTTTGCCCTAATTGTCCTATGGATACTTTAAGGTGTAATATGAACACAAGAATAGTAAAAGTACAAACGCTTACTGGGTAGATATACAAAGATGAATATGCAAGTCCCCATCAAACTGGAGTGCGGGGCTCCAATGA is a window of Populus nigra chromosome 10, ddPopNigr1.1, whole genome shotgun sequence DNA encoding:
- the LOC133705534 gene encoding uncharacterized protein LOC133705534 isoform X2, coding for MKIYYYTTATIKTQKYLLNGIFSALAMATSLHPSNAFYHRFTPTSYKHRILNFYRRFPSSFSGRFRVLTYRGSGHGVCSSSSISKASNANNTEAEKVAVQQEKENNNERPPFDINLAVVLAGFAYEAYTSSPKNVGKWEADAAGCKTVCLSKLREIYDGQLFIKLKKGFDFPALDPWVLKSKVKWGKKEPTWDKDFTINVKLPLTKNLQVAAWDANLVTPHKRMGNIGIGLKCLCDGNLYEVLINLEGMGGGGKLQLEFNARWTGDSASYGGFLLHHAA
- the LOC133705534 gene encoding uncharacterized protein LOC133705534 isoform X1; this encodes MKIYYYTTATIKTQKYLLNGIFSALAMATSLHPSNAFYHRFTPTSYKHRILNFYRRFPSSFSGRFRVLTYRGSGHGVCSSSSISKASNANNTEAEKVAVQQEKENNNERPPFDINLAVVLAGFAYEAYTSSPKNVGKWEADAAGCKTVCLSKLREIYDGQLFIKLKKGFDFPALDPWVLKSKVKWGKKEPTWDKDFTINVKLPLTKNLQVAAWDANLVTPHKRMGNIGIGLKCLCDGNLYEVLINLEGMGGGGKLQLEMKGEKELIEKILLTEIYLFSSMRDGRGILHHMEDFYYITLLETVRSNYQTFGRVESSERDSFSTS
- the LOC133704499 gene encoding beta-amylase 1, chloroplastic-like, with amino-acid sequence MNITHQIGALAGTPIQAESITNTETTATASAAAVWKTPIPNIRCKITKPDTAEQKSQPTSPCRSPILSAGNGIRPDLSVACRAFATETMDLVSFDETTEQEKTYKEVNTVKEKGVPVYVMMPLDSVTMGNTLNRRKAMNASLQALKSAGVEGVMMDVWWGLVERDTPGVYNWGGYTELLEMAKRHGLKVQAVMSFHQCGGNVGDSCTVPLPKWVVEEVHKDQDLAYTDQWGRRNYEYVSLGCDSIPVLKGRTPVQCYSDFMRAFRDNFKHLLGDTIVEIQVGMGPAGELRYPSYPEQNGTWRFPGIGAFQCYDKYMLSSLKAAAEAAGKPEWGSTGPTDAGEYNNWPEDTRFFRKEGGGWTCPYGEFFLSWYSQMLLDHAERILSSAKAIYENTGVKISVKIAGIHWHYGTRSHAPELTAGYYNTRNRDGYLPIAQMLARYGAIFNFTCIEMRDHEQPQDALCAPEKLVRQVALATREAEVPLAGENALPRYDETAHEQILQASSLNIDGNSKDTEMCAFTYLRMNPHLFQPDNWRRFVGFVKKMNEVKSPDRCLEQVEREAEHFVHVSRPLVKEAAVAHMH